The following are from one region of the uncultured Desulfovibrio sp. genome:
- a CDS encoding peptide-binding protein, with protein MLESISAQRATRFYGKKWIRWVTISCALLCICASSAFCANSAGDLPEETGLAPSGAAVSPAGPPASGGSIFFGTIGEASNLIPYLTSDSASHEVADLIYTAPLRYNKDLQPEPWAAESWSMEDGGKRMRFTLRKGILWEDGQELTAEDVAFTCKLAADPATGSPYAEDFLRIKELRVIDRYTFEVRYDQFFARAVSTWMNPILPKHILEGQNIRSTPFARKPMGAGPYRLKSWEPGSRIVLEASPTYFAGKPRIDEVVYRIIPDNATMFMETRAGRLDVMDLSPLQYLRQTSGPEWQSRFHKFRYIASVYIFLGFNLEHPFFKDVRVRRAISMAIDREGIIKGVLLGQGVPAFGPFKPGSWPYHPGLKPMPRNIAAARALLAEAGFADHNGDGLLDRDGQPLAFTILTNQGNEQRILAATVMQSQLREVGIDVRIRTVEWAAFIREFVNKGRFDAVLLGWTIPQDPDLFSVWHSSQTFEGGLNFTHYRNPEVDKLLEEAQSTPDQKKRAELYYRIQEIFDAEQPYCFLFVPYALPVVQRRFQGIEPALAGIMYNFEKWWIPKALQHTQMEP; from the coding sequence ATGTTGGAATCAATATCGGCCCAACGGGCCACACGATTTTACGGCAAAAAGTGGATTCGTTGGGTCACAATTTCATGTGCTTTACTGTGCATTTGTGCATCATCGGCTTTTTGCGCCAATTCTGCGGGTGATCTGCCGGAAGAAACCGGCCTTGCCCCCTCGGGTGCGGCAGTCAGCCCGGCTGGCCCCCCGGCTTCGGGCGGCAGCATATTTTTTGGCACCATTGGCGAGGCTTCAAATCTTATTCCCTACCTCACATCAGACTCCGCCTCGCATGAGGTGGCAGACCTCATCTACACGGCGCCGTTGCGTTACAACAAGGATTTGCAGCCTGAGCCATGGGCAGCAGAATCTTGGAGCATGGAAGACGGCGGCAAACGCATGCGTTTTACCCTGCGCAAAGGCATTTTGTGGGAGGACGGGCAGGAGCTGACCGCTGAAGATGTGGCCTTTACCTGCAAGCTGGCGGCAGACCCTGCCACCGGCAGCCCTTATGCCGAGGATTTTTTGCGTATCAAGGAACTGCGGGTCATTGACCGCTACACGTTTGAAGTGCGCTATGACCAGTTTTTTGCGCGGGCGGTATCCACCTGGATGAACCCTATCTTGCCCAAACATATTCTGGAAGGGCAAAACATCCGCTCCACGCCTTTTGCGCGCAAGCCCATGGGGGCCGGGCCGTATCGGCTCAAGTCGTGGGAGCCGGGGAGCCGCATAGTGCTGGAGGCATCGCCCACCTATTTTGCGGGCAAGCCGCGTATTGACGAAGTGGTGTACAGGATCATTCCCGACAACGCTACCATGTTTATGGAAACCCGTGCGGGCAGGCTGGACGTGATGGATCTTTCGCCTCTGCAATATCTGCGGCAGACCTCCGGCCCTGAATGGCAGAGCCGATTCCATAAATTCCGCTACATCGCCTCGGTGTATATTTTCCTCGGCTTTAATCTGGAGCATCCGTTTTTCAAGGATGTGCGGGTGCGGCGGGCCATTTCCATGGCAATCGACCGCGAGGGCATCATCAAGGGAGTCTTGCTGGGGCAGGGGGTTCCGGCTTTTGGGCCGTTCAAGCCCGGCTCGTGGCCGTACCATCCCGGCCTCAAGCCCATGCCCAGAAACATTGCCGCCGCGCGGGCCCTGCTGGCCGAGGCGGGCTTTGCCGACCACAACGGCGATGGCCTGCTTGACCGTGACGGCCAGCCGCTGGCCTTTACCATTCTGACCAATCAGGGCAACGAGCAGCGCATTCTTGCGGCTACCGTCATGCAGTCGCAACTGCGCGAGGTGGGCATTGACGTGCGTATCCGTACCGTGGAGTGGGCGGCCTTTATCCGCGAATTTGTCAACAAGGGGCGGTTTGACGCCGTGCTGCTGGGTTGGACAATCCCCCAGGATCCGGATCTGTTTTCTGTATGGCATTCATCGCAGACCTTTGAGGGCGGGCTGAATTTTACCCACTACCGCAATCCCGAGGTGGACAAGCTGCTTGAAGAAGCACAGTCCACACCCGATCAGAAAAAGCGCGCAGAACTGTACTACCGCATTCAGGAAATATTTGATGCGGAGCAGCCCTACTGTTTTCTGTTTGTGCCCTATGCCCTGCCTGTGGTGCAGCGGCGGTTTCAGGGCATAGAACCCGCGCTGGCGGGCATAATGTATAATTTTGAGAAGTGGTGGATTCCCAAGGCGTTGCAGCACACGCAGATGGAGCCATAA